The following are encoded together in the Desulfoplanes formicivorans genome:
- a CDS encoding CdaR family protein, translating into MLSLFLAFFCWYLVSGSEKVDTWIEIPLEFVDLPDDYVIRSGLRNRIQIRVRGASGIIRGLDTQHLAYKANLNSLRLGTNTILLNQKNIPLNTSLEVMEISPPRLELEVDRIVSRTIPVEIAWEGELPVDFEMARTFAQPETVTLTGASTVISDMEKVLTKKVDLPADMSKTWQTTIGLDIPEELETDVADVTAFFTLRPKTRSMWVKRPVIIDAPKGVDVSISPTHVRLKLDIPLYLMRQDNWRETIKPQIALVPPFTPGTHEHTYKIVLPEDTVLLEAKPVKLTVTMKTKQVKELE; encoded by the coding sequence GTGTTGTCTTTGTTTTTGGCCTTTTTTTGCTGGTATCTGGTTTCCGGAAGCGAAAAGGTGGATACCTGGATCGAGATCCCTCTTGAATTCGTGGATCTTCCCGATGACTATGTCATTCGCAGTGGCCTGCGCAATCGTATTCAGATTCGGGTGCGCGGTGCCAGCGGGATCATTCGGGGGCTGGATACCCAGCATCTGGCCTACAAGGCCAATTTGAATTCCCTGCGTCTGGGCACGAACACCATTTTGCTCAACCAGAAAAACATTCCTCTGAATACCTCGCTGGAGGTCATGGAAATATCCCCTCCCCGTCTTGAGCTGGAAGTGGATCGAATCGTTTCCAGGACCATCCCCGTTGAGATCGCCTGGGAGGGGGAACTGCCGGTTGATTTTGAAATGGCAAGGACGTTTGCCCAACCCGAAACCGTTACCCTGACAGGGGCGAGTACGGTCATATCGGATATGGAAAAGGTCCTGACCAAGAAGGTGGACCTGCCGGCTGATATGTCCAAAACCTGGCAGACGACCATTGGTCTGGACATACCAGAGGAATTGGAAACCGATGTGGCCGATGTCACGGCTTTTTTTACATTGCGTCCCAAAACGAGGAGCATGTGGGTCAAACGTCCCGTTATCATTGACGCGCCCAAGGGCGTTGATGTGTCCATTTCTCCTACCCATGTCCGGCTTAAACTCGACATCCCCCTGTATCTGATGCGCCAGGACAATTGGCGGGAAACCATCAAACCGCAAATCGCCCTTGTTCCGCCTTTTACTCCTGGAACGCATGAGCATACATACAAGATAGTTCTTCCGGAGGATACGGTTTTGCTCGAGGCAAAACCAGTCAAACTGACGGTTACGATGAAAACGAAGCAGGTTAAGGAGCTCGAATGA
- the ftsH gene encoding ATP-dependent zinc metalloprotease FtsH: MNSFSKNLLLWAAISLVMVVLFNLFNQPQAPKFKLTYTEFLAKVKSGEVMSVKIQGPKIAGRLISDQMFSTYAPDDPQLVDTLVKNNVQVEAQPQEEAPWYMTIFVSWFPMLLLIGVWIFFMRQMQGGGGKAMSFGRSRAKMVTQEETKVTFEDVAGVDEAKEELSEVVDFLSNPKKFTRLGGRIPKGVLLVGPPGTGKTLLARAVAGEAGVPFFSISGSDFVEMFVGVGAARVRDLFIQGKKNAPCLIFIDEIDAVGRQRGAGLGGGHDEREQTLNALLVEMDGFESNEGVILIAATNRPDVLDPALLRPGRFDRQVVVPSPDLKGRKRILEVHSRNVPLSDEVDLEVLARGTPGFSGADLENLVNEAALGAAKFDQDQVYMRDFEEAKDKVLMGKERRSLILSDEEKKTTAYHEGGHTLVARLLPGTDPVHKVSIIPRGRALGVTMQLPEDDRHGYSKTYLQNNMAVLLAGRVAEEIVLGQVTTGAGNDIERATKTARKMVCEWGMSEKLGPISMTEGEGEVFLGRDMMSHKNYSEQTAQIIDSEIKRIVTQGHAKAKELLEEHLDTLHRLAEALLERETLTGKEVDLIMEGKTLASPEVIARATRGDAQDDTRESKGNDDFALEEDDS, encoded by the coding sequence TTGAACAGTTTTTCCAAGAATCTTTTGCTCTGGGCCGCAATATCGCTGGTTATGGTTGTCCTGTTCAATCTTTTCAACCAGCCGCAGGCGCCCAAATTCAAACTGACCTACACGGAATTTCTTGCCAAGGTCAAAAGCGGCGAGGTCATGAGCGTCAAGATCCAGGGTCCCAAGATCGCTGGACGATTGATCAGTGATCAGATGTTTTCCACGTATGCGCCGGACGACCCCCAGCTTGTGGATACCCTGGTCAAGAACAATGTCCAGGTGGAGGCCCAGCCTCAGGAAGAAGCTCCCTGGTACATGACTATTTTTGTTTCCTGGTTTCCCATGCTGTTGCTTATTGGCGTGTGGATTTTTTTCATGCGGCAGATGCAGGGCGGCGGGGGCAAAGCCATGTCCTTTGGTCGATCCCGGGCCAAGATGGTAACCCAGGAAGAGACCAAGGTCACTTTCGAGGATGTGGCCGGAGTGGACGAAGCCAAGGAAGAGCTGAGCGAAGTTGTTGACTTCTTGAGTAATCCCAAAAAGTTTACCCGACTGGGTGGACGAATCCCCAAGGGTGTTCTTCTGGTAGGCCCTCCGGGCACGGGCAAGACCCTGCTGGCCAGAGCGGTTGCCGGAGAGGCCGGCGTTCCCTTTTTTTCCATTTCCGGTTCGGATTTTGTGGAAATGTTTGTCGGTGTTGGTGCGGCCCGGGTGCGTGATCTGTTCATCCAGGGGAAGAAGAACGCCCCCTGCCTTATTTTCATTGACGAGATTGATGCCGTGGGCCGACAGCGTGGAGCTGGTCTTGGCGGCGGTCACGATGAGCGGGAACAGACCCTGAACGCCCTGCTCGTGGAAATGGACGGATTCGAGTCCAATGAGGGCGTCATCCTCATTGCGGCTACCAACCGCCCTGATGTTCTTGATCCCGCGCTTCTCCGGCCGGGTCGTTTTGATCGACAGGTGGTTGTTCCCAGCCCGGACCTCAAGGGGCGCAAGCGTATTCTCGAGGTACACAGCCGCAACGTGCCGCTTTCCGACGAGGTTGATCTTGAAGTCCTGGCCCGGGGAACACCCGGGTTTTCCGGAGCGGATCTGGAGAATCTTGTCAACGAGGCCGCCCTTGGCGCTGCCAAGTTTGATCAGGACCAGGTGTATATGCGCGATTTTGAAGAGGCCAAGGACAAGGTCCTCATGGGCAAGGAGCGCCGCAGCCTCATTCTGAGCGACGAAGAAAAGAAGACCACTGCCTATCACGAGGGCGGGCATACCTTGGTGGCCAGGCTGCTGCCTGGTACGGATCCGGTTCACAAGGTGTCCATCATTCCCCGCGGCCGGGCCCTGGGCGTGACCATGCAGCTTCCCGAGGATGATCGTCACGGTTATTCCAAGACCTATCTGCAAAACAATATGGCAGTCCTTCTGGCCGGTCGTGTGGCCGAGGAAATCGTTCTTGGCCAGGTCACCACTGGCGCGGGCAATGATATTGAACGGGCCACCAAAACCGCGAGAAAGATGGTGTGCGAATGGGGCATGAGCGAAAAACTCGGTCCCATCTCCATGACCGAAGGTGAAGGCGAGGTCTTTCTTGGCCGAGACATGATGTCCCACAAGAATTACAGTGAACAGACCGCGCAGATCATTGACTCCGAGATCAAGCGGATTGTCACCCAGGGACATGCCAAGGCCAAGGAACTTCTTGAGGAGCATCTCGACACCCTGCACCGTTTGGCCGAAGCCCTGCTGGAGCGGGAGACGCTGACCGGCAAGGAAGTTGATTTGATCATGGAAGGAAAGACTCTGGCCTCTCCCGAGGTTATTGCCAGGGCAACCCGCGGTGATGCGCAGGACGATACCCGCGAATCCAAGGGAAATGATGATTTTGCTCTGGAAGAGGATGACAGCTGA
- a CDS encoding 16S rRNA (guanine(527)-N(7))-methyltransferase RsmG encodes MSLSLSQDAVMDLALDCGRNLSVQQAGLVTTYLQLLEKWNRKMNLVGPRDWQTMLTTLVIDSWNLGDFLGDLDLGDDDRILDLGAGAGLPGIPLRIFWGKGDYVLVEPRHKRAMFMQTAIRTMALARTRVASCRVENLPPNDLPARLVLSRAFCPWRRFLDIAGPLLQEDGVCLVMANTPEPTQIPTGWELKRATSYPVGTDQRSFWMFAR; translated from the coding sequence ATGTCTTTATCCCTGTCACAAGACGCCGTCATGGATCTGGCCCTGGATTGCGGCCGAAACCTTTCCGTTCAACAAGCCGGTCTCGTGACCACGTATCTGCAACTGCTGGAAAAATGGAATCGCAAGATGAACCTGGTTGGACCGAGAGACTGGCAGACCATGCTGACAACTCTTGTGATCGACAGCTGGAATCTGGGCGATTTTCTGGGTGACCTGGATCTCGGGGATGACGATCGGATTTTGGATCTTGGTGCGGGCGCCGGTCTGCCGGGCATTCCCCTGCGGATTTTCTGGGGCAAAGGGGACTATGTCCTGGTGGAACCGCGCCACAAGCGGGCCATGTTCATGCAGACGGCCATCAGGACCATGGCACTGGCCCGTACCCGGGTCGCTTCGTGTCGGGTCGAGAATCTGCCGCCAAACGATCTGCCCGCCCGGCTGGTTCTCAGCCGGGCCTTTTGCCCCTGGCGAAGGTTTCTGGACATTGCCGGGCCCCTTCTTCAGGAAGACGGGGTGTGCCTGGTCATGGCGAACACGCCTGAACCGACCCAGATCCCCACGGGCTGGGAACTCAAAAGGGCGACATCCTACCCGGTAGGGACCGATCAGCGATCATTCTGGATGTTTGCCCGGTGA
- the glmM gene encoding phosphoglucosamine mutase: MTKRLFGTDGLRGQANIFPMQPELVLRLGLAAGQYFRKGHRRHRVLIGKDTRLSGYVFESALTSGFCAAGMDVFMVGPMPTPAISFLTKNMRANLGVVISASHNPFMDNGIKFFDKNGFKLPDHVEDEITAMVMNPDMKWDIPLPEAVGRAAKLEDSPGRYIVYLKNSFPSQLTLDGIRIVLDCANGATYKVAPLIFEELGAKVFKLGNEPDGLNINRKCGSLYPGVAAAKVLETGADIGLALDGDGDRLIVVDENGKILDGDQIMAICAMDLMERGVLPGNTLAATVMSNMALEVFMQEKGGRLVRTPVGDRYVVETMRQQGLTLGGEQSGHIIFLNHSTTGDGILAALQLLRIMRERDKPLSELAELLHPFPQKLVNVHVERKVPFDQVPAIQQAVKDAEAKLKGRGRVLLRYSGTEPVARVMVEGEDQDLVEALTQTLAHEVERGLE, encoded by the coding sequence ATGACCAAACGTCTTTTTGGAACGGACGGCCTGAGAGGACAGGCCAATATTTTTCCCATGCAGCCCGAGCTGGTTTTGCGGCTCGGTTTGGCAGCGGGTCAGTATTTTCGCAAGGGGCACCGCAGGCATCGGGTGCTCATCGGCAAGGATACCCGGCTTTCAGGGTATGTTTTTGAATCAGCTCTCACTTCGGGGTTTTGCGCCGCAGGCATGGATGTGTTCATGGTCGGTCCCATGCCCACTCCTGCCATCTCCTTTTTGACCAAGAACATGCGCGCCAATCTGGGAGTGGTCATATCCGCGTCGCACAACCCCTTCATGGATAACGGAATCAAGTTTTTCGACAAAAACGGATTCAAGCTGCCGGATCATGTGGAAGATGAAATTACCGCAATGGTCATGAATCCGGACATGAAATGGGATATTCCCTTGCCCGAAGCGGTTGGCAGGGCCGCCAAGCTCGAAGACAGTCCGGGTCGTTATATTGTTTATCTGAAAAACAGCTTTCCCTCCCAATTGACATTGGATGGTATACGGATTGTTCTGGATTGTGCCAATGGTGCCACCTACAAGGTCGCTCCGCTCATTTTCGAGGAACTTGGGGCCAAGGTTTTCAAATTGGGCAATGAACCCGATGGGTTGAACATCAACCGTAAATGTGGTTCCCTGTATCCCGGCGTAGCAGCGGCCAAGGTCCTTGAAACCGGAGCCGATATCGGTCTGGCCCTGGATGGCGACGGCGACAGGCTCATCGTGGTGGATGAAAACGGGAAAATCCTGGATGGCGATCAGATTATGGCCATTTGTGCCATGGACCTGATGGAACGCGGTGTTCTTCCGGGCAATACCCTTGCGGCCACGGTCATGAGCAACATGGCCCTTGAGGTGTTCATGCAGGAAAAGGGAGGCCGTCTCGTCCGAACGCCTGTGGGTGACCGGTATGTAGTGGAGACCATGCGGCAACAGGGTTTGACCCTTGGAGGGGAACAATCCGGGCATATCATCTTTCTGAATCACAGCACCACCGGGGATGGCATCCTGGCCGCCCTGCAGCTTTTGCGCATCATGCGGGAACGCGACAAGCCTCTTTCGGAATTGGCTGAGCTTTTGCATCCCTTTCCCCAGAAACTGGTCAATGTCCATGTGGAACGAAAAGTCCCCTTTGACCAGGTCCCTGCCATCCAGCAAGCGGTCAAGGATGCCGAGGCCAAACTCAAGGGCCGTGGCCGGGTTCTTCTCCGATATTCCGGGACCGAGCCCGTGGCCCGGGTCATGGTCGAGGGAGAGGATCAAGACCTGGTGGAGGCCTTGACGCAAACCCTGGCCCACGAAGTGGAACGTGGCCTTGAATGA
- a CDS encoding M48 family metallopeptidase, with amino-acid sequence MSCNAPSVSYTVRVSSRARHVRLSITSSKGLEVIVPRGFDQHRIPAILRAKKDWIAKHLERSHPWQGKIPTDILPDDILFRAIGQHWTVRHVPARDLSCTISETGKRELSLSGPDRHVPAMLALLERWLILQGKIHLPPWLEQMRQKHGLPRFSRVQVRNQKTRWGSCSAKGTISLNAKLLFIAPELVEYILIHELCHLVHLDHSPSFWNTVNHHMTDFRTHESQLKQAWIHVPAWAGM; translated from the coding sequence ATGTCTTGCAATGCCCCTTCAGTCTCCTACACCGTACGTGTCAGTTCCCGAGCCAGGCATGTGCGATTGAGCATAACCTCCAGCAAGGGGCTTGAAGTCATCGTGCCCAGGGGATTTGACCAGCATCGTATTCCGGCTATTCTTCGCGCCAAGAAAGACTGGATTGCCAAGCACCTTGAACGATCCCATCCCTGGCAAGGAAAAATTCCCACGGATATCCTTCCGGACGACATCCTTTTCAGGGCCATTGGCCAACATTGGACGGTTCGCCATGTCCCGGCCAGGGATCTGTCCTGCACCATCAGCGAAACAGGCAAACGGGAACTCAGCCTGAGCGGACCGGACAGACATGTGCCGGCCATGTTAGCCCTTTTGGAAAGATGGCTCATCCTGCAGGGCAAAATCCACCTTCCCCCGTGGCTGGAACAGATGCGCCAGAAACACGGATTGCCCCGGTTTTCCCGCGTTCAGGTCAGAAATCAAAAAACCCGATGGGGAAGCTGTTCGGCAAAGGGAACCATAAGTCTTAATGCCAAGCTTCTCTTCATCGCCCCCGAACTGGTTGAGTACATTCTGATCCACGAGCTCTGCCATCTGGTCCACCTCGATCATTCCCCCTCCTTCTGGAACACGGTGAACCACCACATGACGGATTTTCGCACACACGAATCCCAGCTCAAACAGGCATGGATCCATGTTCCCGCCTGGGCGGGGATGTAA
- the cdaA gene encoding diadenylate cyclase CdaA → MFNFLHSLNLQFSWQDLVDIVLVAFIFYRLILLIRGTRAVSVIYGLFLLLIVYYSSGVFGLYTLHWLLGQFLGSIFLVVIILFQKDIRKALSAMGAGRFWMRDHVGKEVIDELVLALLEMGRSKTGALVVIERSTPLGDIVERGVEIGALVTKDLLLTIFYPDTPLHDGAVIIRNGRIAAAGCILPLAVGLKHRASLGTRHRAAMGITEDSDALAVVVSEERGTISVAIGGKITTSLEEVRLKRVLVSALAK, encoded by the coding sequence ATGTTTAATTTCTTGCATTCTCTCAATCTGCAATTCTCCTGGCAGGATCTTGTTGATATCGTGCTGGTCGCCTTTATTTTTTACAGGCTGATCCTGCTCATCCGGGGGACCCGTGCGGTTTCGGTGATTTACGGGCTTTTTCTGCTCCTGATTGTCTATTACAGCTCCGGCGTGTTCGGGCTTTACACGCTGCACTGGCTCTTGGGTCAGTTCCTTGGATCCATTTTTCTGGTGGTCATCATTCTTTTTCAAAAGGACATTCGCAAAGCCCTTTCGGCCATGGGTGCGGGGCGGTTCTGGATGCGCGATCATGTCGGCAAGGAAGTTATCGACGAGCTGGTTCTCGCCCTGCTGGAAATGGGCCGATCCAAGACCGGAGCGCTTGTTGTCATTGAAAGGAGCACCCCTCTGGGGGACATTGTCGAACGGGGTGTGGAAATCGGTGCCCTTGTCACCAAGGATCTTCTGCTTACCATTTTTTATCCGGATACCCCCTTGCATGATGGTGCCGTGATCATTCGCAATGGTCGGATTGCAGCGGCCGGGTGCATTCTTCCCCTGGCGGTAGGCCTCAAGCACAGGGCTTCGCTGGGCACGCGCCACCGCGCAGCCATGGGCATCACCGAGGACAGCGATGCCCTGGCGGTTGTGGTTTCCGAAGAGCGTGGCACCATTTCCGTTGCCATTGGTGGTAAAATAACCACGAGCCTTGAAGAGGTTCGTCTCAAGAGGGTTCTCGTCAGTGCATTGGCTAAATAA
- the galU gene encoding UTP--glucose-1-phosphate uridylyltransferase GalU, with protein MKIRKVVVPVAGWGTRSLPATKNVPKEMLPVYKKPTVQYVVEEAMQAGLTDVVFVNNQNKRIIEDHFDYNLALEALLKRIGNESMLAEVRKVAEMVNIISVRQKKQLGLGHAVLCAREVIKDEPFAVMVGDDLLFDRDPGIKQLMEVARSENMPVVGVVEVPREKVDRYGILQAEEFAPGMFRVRGMMEKPHPDEAPSRLAMIGRYVLTPEIFDHLENLAPGKGGEIQLTDAMQLLAKENRLLAVKLKGKRFDTGDWVDYLSANIYFALQDKGLRGELIENLRSMLPKS; from the coding sequence ATGAAAATCCGTAAAGTCGTTGTTCCTGTTGCCGGATGGGGCACCCGGTCATTGCCGGCCACCAAGAACGTTCCCAAGGAAATGCTCCCGGTATACAAAAAGCCGACGGTTCAATACGTGGTGGAGGAGGCCATGCAGGCCGGTCTCACGGATGTGGTTTTCGTCAACAACCAGAACAAACGGATTATCGAAGACCATTTCGACTACAACCTGGCCCTGGAAGCCCTGCTCAAGCGTATTGGCAACGAGAGCATGCTCGCCGAGGTCCGCAAGGTGGCCGAGATGGTCAACATCATTTCCGTTCGTCAAAAGAAACAGCTCGGTCTGGGCCATGCGGTCCTTTGCGCCCGGGAAGTCATCAAGGACGAGCCCTTTGCTGTTATGGTCGGCGATGATCTGCTCTTTGACCGTGATCCCGGTATCAAGCAGCTCATGGAGGTGGCCCGTTCCGAAAACATGCCCGTGGTCGGGGTGGTTGAAGTGCCCAGGGAAAAGGTCGACAGATACGGGATTCTCCAGGCCGAGGAATTTGCTCCCGGCATGTTCCGGGTGCGCGGTATGATGGAAAAACCTCATCCTGACGAGGCCCCTTCAAGACTGGCCATGATCGGACGCTATGTGCTCACTCCTGAGATTTTTGATCACCTTGAGAATCTGGCCCCTGGCAAAGGGGGAGAGATTCAGCTTACCGACGCCATGCAGCTGCTGGCCAAGGAAAACAGGCTGCTGGCAGTCAAACTCAAGGGCAAGCGCTTTGATACGGGAGATTGGGTGGATTATCTTTCGGCCAACATCTATTTTGCCCTTCAGGACAAGGGGCTGCGTGGTGAACTGATCGAAAATCTGCGTTCCATGCTACCCAAGTCCTGA
- the folP gene encoding dihydropteroate synthase, with protein MTHSGMQTVWTVKGGRVVGPAPFIVAGILNVTPDSFFDGGKHDSTRSAVEAGLSMHGQGADIIDVGGESTRPGAQYVPAGREKDRVLPVVRELLEARPELVISIDTYKAEVAREALDAGVAVVNDISGYSFDNALRDVVVQYKPGYVLMHTPAPPGTMQESPAYSDVVGELLDYFEKKMNQLVRSGLPEDRIVIDPGIGFGKNLEHNLAILRHIERFVVLGRPVYMGLSNKSLWGDLLGLAKNERSRATQVATALLAARGVGIHRVHEVQATRQTLAIVQAMS; from the coding sequence ATGACGCATTCGGGTATGCAAACCGTATGGACTGTGAAAGGGGGCAGGGTCGTTGGCCCTGCCCCCTTTATCGTGGCCGGTATTCTCAATGTTACCCCGGATTCCTTTTTCGACGGCGGTAAACACGACTCGACGCGATCGGCCGTGGAAGCCGGTCTGAGCATGCACGGCCAGGGAGCCGATATTATTGATGTGGGGGGGGAAAGCACGCGGCCGGGTGCGCAGTACGTGCCTGCCGGGCGCGAAAAGGATCGGGTCCTTCCGGTTGTTCGGGAGCTTCTTGAAGCAAGGCCCGAGCTGGTGATATCCATAGATACCTACAAGGCAGAAGTGGCTCGGGAAGCGTTGGACGCAGGCGTGGCCGTTGTCAACGACATTTCGGGATATTCTTTTGATAATGCGCTCAGGGATGTTGTGGTTCAGTACAAACCCGGCTATGTTCTCATGCATACCCCGGCACCACCGGGGACCATGCAGGAAAGCCCTGCCTATTCCGATGTGGTGGGCGAGCTTCTGGACTATTTTGAGAAGAAAATGAACCAGCTGGTGCGCTCAGGACTTCCCGAGGACCGGATTGTCATTGACCCGGGGATCGGTTTTGGCAAGAACCTTGAGCACAATCTTGCCATTCTTCGTCATATTGAACGGTTTGTTGTTCTGGGGCGTCCTGTCTATATGGGGCTGTCCAACAAGTCCCTCTGGGGCGATCTGCTCGGTTTGGCCAAGAACGAGCGAAGCAGGGCAACCCAGGTGGCAACGGCTCTTCTGGCTGCCAGGGGGGTTGGCATCCATCGCGTGCATGAGGTTCAGGCCACACGACAGACCCTTGCCATTGTGCAGGCCATGAGCTGA